The Hymenobacter sp. DG01 sequence AGCTCCTTAATCTTGCCGCAGGGCGCCCCCAGAATGGCCAACTCGTGGCGGCCGAACTCGCCCAGGTCGGGTCGGGCTAGCTGGGCGTGTTTGGTGCGGGGCGCGGGGGTAGCAGAAGGCTGATTATCCGGCATGATGAAAGTCCTGTTTGCCGCCGGTTTTCTCCAGCAGGCGCGTTTCCTGAATCACAATGTTGTGCGACAGCGCCTTGCACATGTCATAGATGGTAAGGGCGGCCACCGAAGCCCCGGTCAGGGCCTCCATTTCCACGCCGGTTTTGCCGGTTACGGTGGCCGTGCACTCAATCAGCACCGCATCGTCCCCATCGGGTTCAATACGAACCTGGCAGTCGTCGAGGCCCAGGGGGTGGCAGAGCGGAATCAGCTCCGACGTGCGCTTGGCCCCCATGATACCGGCCAGAATAGCCGTTTGGAATACCGGGCCCTTGCGGGTGGGAAGGTCGCCTTCTTTCACGAGGGCCATGATGTCGGGGCCAAGGATGACGCGGCTGCGGGCCCGGGCCACGCGGCGGGTGGGCGTTTTCTGGCCCACGTCAACCATGGCCGGCTGCCCGGCGGCATTGAGGTGGGTGAGTTTGGGAGAGTCAGACATAAGGAAAGGGTAAGAACGCAGCGGCGAAGGTAGGCATGGGCAAGACGGCTTTACGGCCCACCTGCCGCCTTGGCGTGAGCTTCAATAACAGGCCTGGCAGCCCGGTTGATTAAATTTCATAATCTTTGTGGCGGTCTGAGCTCAGACCGTGAACATGGCGCGCCTTATGCGGCTGCTTCCCGACGTGCGCCCCGCTTATTTATCTCGTAAAGAAGACCTCGTGAAGACAGTCTATTTTACGGATCGTAGCGCCGTGGAGCAGAACGCGCTACAGTCCCTTCTCGCCTTCGAGAAAAAAGAGAACATCGGGCAGATTGCCGTATTTCCCGATATCCATTATTGCTCCGAACGTGCCATACCCGTAGGAGTTGCCTTTCAAACCACGGAAGTTTTCTACCCCCTGGTGACGGGCAAGGATATGGGCTGCGGGGTTGCCTACCTGCGCATTCCCCGGTCCGAAGTGCTTCGGCCCTTCGACAAAGCCAAACACTACCCCGTGCTGGAGCGGGAAGTGCATCGCATGACCGATGAAGGCCTGGGCGGCGGCAACCACTTCCTGTCCCTGGAGGAGTCGGCGGCTTATCTGTATATCATCGTGCACACCGGGAGCCGTAATCTGGGCGTGTATATGCACCAGGAAAACAGCAGATTGCTGCAGCTTCATAACCCCGGGCAGGAGTGGCTGCCTGGCGAAGTAGCTACGCCTGCCTACCGCCGAGAGTATCAGCGGGTACTAGCGTATGCGGCCAGCCGGCGCCGGGAGTTTCTGGAGAAAACCTGCGACTTTCTGCGGCGCAATCAGTACGTGGCGGCTGGCACGCCCGTCGTGGCTGATAGCTGCCACAACCTGCTGGAGTTCGGGCCGGAGGGCGTCATTCACCGTAAGGGTAGCACGCAGCTAGTGGCCGGCCACGAGGTAGTCATTCCGCTTTCCATGAGCAGGGGCTCCCTCATCGTGAAGCCTAACCCGTGGCAGGAGGCCACAGAAACGGCGCTCTGGAGCTGCGCGCACGGGGCCGGTCGGCAGTACAGCCGCACTGATACCCTCAAATTCTGGCACTCACTGAAAAAGGCGGAAAAGGATGCTTACCGGCAGCGTTTTCCAGAATTGCTCAACCGCCGGGGCGACTTTGACAGCAGTATTCTGCAGGAATTCGACTTCGCCTACAAAGATTCTGCGGCGCTGCTGGCCACTCAGCCCCACCTGATTTGGTGCGATGAGACAACTCCGCTGGTTACCGTAAAGTCGGTGGGTGTATAACGCCGTCTTGGTGGCACCGGGGCTGGGCGGGCAAGTAGCCGGCCTGGCCCCGGTGCTACCGGTAACCCGTTCAAGCAATACGAAACCAAGCCACGCTACATTCGCAGTTATGATTTCCGTTGAAGAAGCCACCCGCCTTGTTGCCGCCACCGTCCGCCCGCTGACCGTGGAGTTCCTTTCGCTACCCCTCGCGGCGGGCCGCATCCTGCGCGAAGACCTACGGGCCGACCGGGACTTTCCGCCTTTCAACCGAGTAGCCATGGATGGCATTGCCCTGCGCTTCGCCGCCTTGGAGGCCGGACAAACGGAGTTTCGCATCGAAAGCACCCAGTTTGCCGGCCAGCCGCCTACCCCCCTGCTTGACCCCGAAGCCGCCGTGGAAATCATGACCGGGGCCGCCCTGCCCGAGGGCGTGGATACTGTCATTCGCTACGAAGACCTCACCTTTCTTACCGATGACGCCGGGCAGCGCCACGCTACCCTGCAGACCCTACCCCCCCGGCCAGGCCACAACGTACACGCCCGCGCCGCCGACCGCCGTCAGGGCGACTTGCTAGTGCCCGCCGGCACCCGTCTGGAGCCCGCCGAAGTGGCGGTGGCTGCCACCATTGGGGCGGCCACGGTGGCTGTCACGCGCCGCCCGCGGGTGGCCGTGGTCAGCACCGGCGACGAGCTGGTGCCTATTGCGGAGCAGCCCGCCGCCCATCAGATCCGCCGCTCCAACGCCCTGATGCTGCAAGCCGCCGCCTGGCAGGCTGGGGCTGAGGCCGAAACCTTCCACTTCAACGATGACCCCGAAGCCCTGCGTCTAGGTCTGCCTGCCTTGCTAGAAGGTTATGACGCGGTGATTCTGAGCGGGGGCGTATCCAAGGGCAAGGCCGATTTCCTGCCCGAAACCCTGCGGGAGCTAGGCGTGGAGCAGGTGTTTCATGAGGTGCAGCAGCGGCCGGGCAAGCCGTTCTGGTTTGGCCGGCAGCCGGGCGGCGCGGTAGTATTTGCCCTGCCCGGCAACCCGGTTTCCACCTTCGTAAACTTCTACCGCTACGTCCGCCCCTGGCTGCTGGCCGTGCAGCAACCCGAAACTACCGAAACTTCCGGTTTACCGGCTACGGCCTTGCTCGGTGGCCCGGTAGCGGCAGTGCTTACCGAAGATGTGCAGTTCAAGCCCCGCCTCACCCACTTCCTGCTGGTGAGCCTAGAGCCTGGCCCCGATGGACGCCTGCTGGCTACCCCCGAGCGGGCCGGCGGCTCCGGCGACATGGCCAGTCTGCTGACCTCGGCGGGCTTTCTGGAACTGCCGCCGGAACAAGAGCAGTTTCCGGCGGGCACAGTGCTGCCGGCATGGCGGTTTCGCTGCTAAGCGCTGCCGGGTGGCCACGCGGCTTATTCGGTGGCCGAAACGGGAGCGGCGGCCAGCTCCGCCTGCATCTGGCTGATAACCTCCCGCAGCTGCTGCATAATGGTAGCTACCAGTGCCCCCACGGCTTCCGGCTGAAACTCGCCCGGCCACTGGTCAAGCTCCGTAACCACCGGAATCAGGTGCTGCACCCGCAGGTGAGCCAGGCTTGGCTTGAGCGTGTGAGCCGCCGTTTTCAGCTGCCGGATGTTGCCTTCCTGTAGGCCCTGGGCCAGTTCCTGCAGCAGCTCTTCGCTGCTTTCCACAAAGGTTTCCAGCATGAAGTTCACGAAGCTCTGGTCGCCCTGGCCCACTTTCAGCAGCTCATCGGTCTGGTAAAGGGCTGCCGACGCGGGAGTAGCCGCCGAGGGTAGGGCAGGGGCAGGCGCGGTGACCTGGGCCTGGGGCACTACCCACTCGCTCACCACCTTCAGCAGCTCGGCTTCCTGGAAGGGCTTGGCCAGATAGGCGTTCATGCCCGCGGCCAGGCACTTTTCCCGCTCGCCTTTGATGGCGTTGGCCGTGAGAGCCACAATGGGCGTAGTCAGCTGCAGCTGCTGGCGCAGGGCAGCCGTGGCCCCGTATCCATCCAGCACGGGCATCTGAATGTCCATCAGAATCAGGTCGAAGGACTGTTCCTGGGCCAGGGTTACGGCCTGTTCGCCGTGTTCGGCCTCGGTAACCTGTACCTGGGCCTGCTGCAGGAAAGTTTTGGCAATCTGGCGGTTAAATCGGTTGTCTTCTACCAGTAGCACGTGCTTATGGCGAAGATGCTGGCGCAGGGGGCTGTCCTCGGTCAAAACTACCTGGGGCAGCAGGTCCTGCTCCGTGCCGATGGGCAGGCGCAGGGTAAACTGCGTTACCGTGCCCCGGTGCTTTTCGCTTTCCAGCTGCACGTCGCCGCCCATGAGCTTTACCAGGTTGCGGCAAATGGGCAGGCCCAGGCCGGTGCCGCCAAACTTGCGCGTGACGGAGGCATCTTCCTGGCTGAACTCCTGGAAGATATGAGCCAGAAACTCGGGCTCAATGCCCACGCCCGTATCACTTACCCGGAACAGCACGTCGGCGGTTCCGGCGGGCGCGTCGGCCTCCACTAACTGGCACGAAATGACTACCCTTCCCTTCTCCGTGAACTTAATGGCATTACCGGCCAGGTTCAGCAGCACCTGCGTGATGCGGTAGGGGTCGCCGAGCAGTACGGCCGGCAGCCCGGATCCGGCCTGCGTGCTCAGGCACAGCCCTTTTTCGGCCGCCTTGTAGTGGAGGGTCTGCTCTACCTGGGCCAGCAGCTGGGCCGGGGCGAAGCCAACCTGCTCCAGCACCATTTTGCCTGCCTCCAGCTTGGAGAGGTCCAGAATATCGTTGATGATGACCAGCAGGTTGTCGGCAGAAGTGGTAATGGCTTGCTGGTAGCTGCTCTGCAGGGGCGTCAGCTCGGTTTTGGCCAGTAGCTGGCCCATGCCCAGAATGGCGTTCATGGGCGTGCGGATTTCGTGGCTCATGTTGGCCAGAAACAGCTCCCGGGCCCGCACCGCCGACTCGGCGGCCAGCTTGGCGTGGCGCAGGGCGCGCTCCGTGGCTACCCGCTCCGTCACGTCGAGACCGTAGCCCAGAATCATGTGCAGGGAGCCATCGGGGTGGAAAACTGGCTGCAGGCAGCGGTACTGATGCCGGTCGCCATCGGGCCGCAGAAACGTTTCCTCGTAGG is a genomic window containing:
- the moaC gene encoding cyclic pyranopterin monophosphate synthase MoaC, yielding MSDSPKLTHLNAAGQPAMVDVGQKTPTRRVARARSRVILGPDIMALVKEGDLPTRKGPVFQTAILAGIMGAKRTSELIPLCHPLGLDDCQVRIEPDGDDAVLIECTATVTGKTGVEMEALTGASVAALTIYDMCKALSHNIVIQETRLLEKTGGKQDFHHAG
- a CDS encoding RtcB family protein, translated to MRLLPDVRPAYLSRKEDLVKTVYFTDRSAVEQNALQSLLAFEKKENIGQIAVFPDIHYCSERAIPVGVAFQTTEVFYPLVTGKDMGCGVAYLRIPRSEVLRPFDKAKHYPVLEREVHRMTDEGLGGGNHFLSLEESAAYLYIIVHTGSRNLGVYMHQENSRLLQLHNPGQEWLPGEVATPAYRREYQRVLAYAASRRREFLEKTCDFLRRNQYVAAGTPVVADSCHNLLEFGPEGVIHRKGSTQLVAGHEVVIPLSMSRGSLIVKPNPWQEATETALWSCAHGAGRQYSRTDTLKFWHSLKKAEKDAYRQRFPELLNRRGDFDSSILQEFDFAYKDSAALLATQPHLIWCDETTPLVTVKSVGV
- a CDS encoding molybdopterin molybdotransferase MoeA, encoding MISVEEATRLVAATVRPLTVEFLSLPLAAGRILREDLRADRDFPPFNRVAMDGIALRFAALEAGQTEFRIESTQFAGQPPTPLLDPEAAVEIMTGAALPEGVDTVIRYEDLTFLTDDAGQRHATLQTLPPRPGHNVHARAADRRQGDLLVPAGTRLEPAEVAVAATIGAATVAVTRRPRVAVVSTGDELVPIAEQPAAHQIRRSNALMLQAAAWQAGAEAETFHFNDDPEALRLGLPALLEGYDAVILSGGVSKGKADFLPETLRELGVEQVFHEVQQRPGKPFWFGRQPGGAVVFALPGNPVSTFVNFYRYVRPWLLAVQQPETTETSGLPATALLGGPVAAVLTEDVQFKPRLTHFLLVSLEPGPDGRLLATPERAGGSGDMASLLTSAGFLELPPEQEQFPAGTVLPAWRFRC
- a CDS encoding response regulator, which translates into the protein MAATASLGFTVNFASPPADERAWRAWAENQIATLQQALETTQAQLAEARSAAEQPAPEQPAQQPDFYETILQQLPVEVAVFDAGHRYRFVNTNGISDSDTRGWVIGHDDFAYCAQFQRPQELAVQRRQCFEQAVQTRAAVAWEEVQETEAGPQHMRRHFLPVFAPDGTLRMMVGMGVDITERRQVEKQLADQRAFYEFVLDQLPCDVGVFDDKFRYLFVNASGIKDPEMRRWIIGKDNFDYFSRTNYPASMAEERHAQLEQVARERRLVTYEETFLRPDGDRHQYRCLQPVFHPDGSLHMILGYGLDVTERVATERALRHAKLAAESAVRARELFLANMSHEIRTPMNAILGMGQLLAKTELTPLQSSYQQAITTSADNLLVIINDILDLSKLEAGKMVLEQVGFAPAQLLAQVEQTLHYKAAEKGLCLSTQAGSGLPAVLLGDPYRITQVLLNLAGNAIKFTEKGRVVISCQLVEADAPAGTADVLFRVSDTGVGIEPEFLAHIFQEFSQEDASVTRKFGGTGLGLPICRNLVKLMGGDVQLESEKHRGTVTQFTLRLPIGTEQDLLPQVVLTEDSPLRQHLRHKHVLLVEDNRFNRQIAKTFLQQAQVQVTEAEHGEQAVTLAQEQSFDLILMDIQMPVLDGYGATAALRQQLQLTTPIVALTANAIKGEREKCLAAGMNAYLAKPFQEAELLKVVSEWVVPQAQVTAPAPALPSAATPASAALYQTDELLKVGQGDQSFVNFMLETFVESSEELLQELAQGLQEGNIRQLKTAAHTLKPSLAHLRVQHLIPVVTELDQWPGEFQPEAVGALVATIMQQLREVISQMQAELAAAPVSATE